The genomic DNA GCGCCTCGTCGATCGCGAACAGCGCGATCGTGCCCCGCTCGAGGAACCGCTTGACCGGTTCGGAATTCAGCCGCTCGGGTGCGATGTACAGCAGGTCGAGCTCGCCCGCGAGGTACGCCCGCTCGACCTGCGCGCGCTCGGCGGGCGACTGGCTCGAGTTCAGGTACCCCGCACGCACGCCGTTGCGCACGAGCGCGTCGACCTGGTCGTGCATGAGCGCGATGAGCGGCGACACCACCACGCCGGTGCCCTCGCGCAGCAGCGCCGGGATCTGGTAGCAGAGGCTCTTGCCGCCGCCGGTCGGCATGAGCACGACGGCGTCGCCGCCGCCCGCGACCCGGTCGATGATCTCGGCCTGCTCGCCGCGGAACGCGTCGTACCCGAACACGGTGTGCAGCGCGTCGAGCGCGGTCGCGAACCGGGCGGGCGCGGCGCGCGTGACGGGCGGTGCGACGGATGCCACGGAGCCCGTCGCGGGCGCGGCGGCCCCGCCGAACCGGTCGGAGGCGGAGTCGGGCGGCAGCCACGCCTCGTCGTCGTCGGGAGGGGTGAGCGCGTCGGGGTCGAACGGGATGTCGTCGGGCTCCCAGGCCGGCTCGTACGCGCTGCGGTTCACCCGCTCGACCCTACCCGCCACCCCCGACCTCAACCCCCTCCCCTCCCCTCCCCAGGCACAACCTGTACGCAATTCAGGTGCGGAGGTGTGTCGGGCGGCGTCGAAACCGGTTTCGCGCGCGACACGCCGCGCGCGGACCTGAATTGCGTACCTGCACCTACCTACCTACACCTACCTACCTACCTACCTAGCGAACGGCCGACCGGACGGACGGGCCGGCTACTCGGCGGGCGGGGTGCGGCGCGGGCGGGCGAGGAGCCAGGTCGCGACGCCCGCTGCGACCACGAGCAGGGCCGCCGCGCCGATCCAGAGCGCATCGGCGGGCAACGCCGGCGGCGAGGCATCCGAGCCGGCCGGAGCATCCGTCGTCTCACCCGTGGCGAGGTCGGCGCAGGCAGGCTCCGCAGTTCCCTCGGCGAGTACCTCCCCCTCAGCGGGCGCCCACTCGAACGCGAACTCACCCGCGATGGGGTGGCCGTCGGCCGACACCACGCGCCACTCCACCGTGTACTCGCCGGCCTTGCCGAGCGCGAGCGGCACCGAGGCATCCGACCCGGTGACCGTCGCGCACGCCGTCGCGTAGTGCAGCCCGTCGGGGCCGACCACGTCGATCACGTTGCCCGACCCGAGGTCGAGCAGTTCGTCGCTCGTGGTCAGCGACACCTCGCCGGGCTGGGTCGTGACCGTCTCGCCGTCGGCCGGCGAAGTCGAGGTGATCGAGTTGTGCGCCGCCGCCGGCGCGGCCGGTGCGACGGCGAGCAGTGCGGCCGCGCACACCGCCGCACCGGCGGCCGCGAACCCGGCGGCCCGCCGGAACCGCACGCGAGCGGACATCACGCGCGCTCCCCGGCGCGGGCGGCGATGGCCAGCACGATACCGATCACACCGACCACGAGTCCGCCGATGCCGAGCACCCGGGCCAGCACATCGGGCTCGGACGGGGCCGGC from Agromyces larvae includes the following:
- a CDS encoding copper resistance CopC family protein, with amino-acid sequence MSARVRFRRAAGFAAAGAAVCAAALLAVAPAAPAAAHNSITSTSPADGETVTTQPGEVSLTTSDELLDLGSGNVIDVVGPDGLHYATACATVTGSDASVPLALGKAGEYTVEWRVVSADGHPIAGEFAFEWAPAEGEVLAEGTAEPACADLATGETTDAPAGSDASPPALPADALWIGAAALLVVAAGVATWLLARPRRTPPAE